A window of the Lactuca sativa cultivar Salinas chromosome 7, Lsat_Salinas_v11, whole genome shotgun sequence genome harbors these coding sequences:
- the LOC111884656 gene encoding OPA3-like protein: protein MSLPLMKLGTLALRTLSKPIASRLKKEAAINPKFRTSIIGIAQANHRLTTTLQRRIYGHATDVEIRPLNEERAVQVAGDLIGELFVFTVACGALIFEVQRSARSEAKREEIRKQEIEIMRQRDEDIAKQMEFLMKKLEELEKAIKGKTLTSSQTNYVK, encoded by the exons ATGTCGCTCCCGTTAATGAAGCTTGGGACGCTTGCACTAAGAACCCTAAGCAAACCCATTGCCAGTAGACTTAAAAAAGAAGCTGCCATTAACCCCAAATTTCGAACCTCCATTATCGGCATTGCTCAG GCAAATCATAGGCTCACAACAACGTTACAAAGGAGAATATATGGACATGCAACGGATGTTGAGATTAGACCTTTGAATGAAGAAAGAGCTGTTCAAGTAGCTGGGGACCTTATTGGAGAGCTTTTTGTTTTCACG GTTGCTTGTGGTGCCTTGATTTTTGAGGTGCAAAGAAGTGCTAGATCAGAAGCTAAAAGAGAAGAAATTCGTAAGCAAGAAATAGAG ATTATGAGGCAACGAGATGAAGATATAGCAAAACAAATGGAGTTTCTTATGAAGAAGCTCGAAGAACTTGAAAAAGCCATTAAAGGAAAAACATTGACTAGTAGTCAAACCAACTATGTCAAGTGA
- the LOC111884655 gene encoding transcription factor VOZ1 isoform X2, with protein sequence MRRGAKSHRIFKDRAMNRVDDLQGMFMDLQSARKDSRNIDMAVLEEQVHQMLKEWKKELNEPSPSPSLQQGASLRSFSPDISRLLQLYDEEDDATSGLAAPKPDPDAQNTTQNATFHKMCQEQGVDTSFGINTTGVHNPGVDTQFDYISFDMPRGFEQNCNDGVYGMWGEDALPQIATYLPNICPPPSAFLGPKCALWDCPRPAQGWCSERAVQWWCTNYCSGLHATIAQNEGQPGMTPVIRPKGIELKDNLLFAALCAKAQGKTVGVPECEGAATAKSPWNAPELFDLSVFEGETLREWLFFDKPRRAFESGNRKQRSLPDYNGRGWHESRKQVINESGWLKRSYYMDPQPMKFLEWHLYEYEINKYDTCALYRLELKLVDKKKSPKGKIANESVINLQKQMGRLKGRGKGCATVYPDLSQTKRTLDGEYGGNTGFNYLIEDLGGYYLT encoded by the exons ATGAGGAGAGGTGCAAAATCACACAGGATATTCAAAGACAGGGCTATGAACCGCGTTGATGATCTTCAAGGCATGTTCATGGATCTGCAATCTGCAAGGAAGGACAGCCGTAACATCGACATGGCTGTACTCGAGGAACAAGTTCATCAGATGCTCAAGGAATGGAAGAAAGAACTTAACGAaccttctccttctccttctctGCAACAG GGTGCAAGTTTAAGATCCTTTTCGCCAGACATAAGTAGGTTATTGCAACTctatgatgaagaagatgatgcaACCAGTGGGTTGGCTGCTCCAAAACCCGATCCAGATGCCCAAAACACCACTCAAAATGCTACTTTCCACAAG ATGTGTCAAGAACAAGGGGTAGATACGTCTTTTGGGATAAACACAACAGGAGTACATAATCCAGGTGTAGATACACAATTTGATTACATATCATTTGATATGCCACGTGGATTTGAGCAAAACTGTAATGATGGAGTTTATGGTATGTGGGGTGAAGATGCTTTACCTCAAATCGCTACCTATCTGCCTAACATTTGCCCTCCACCTTCTGCttttttgggaccaaaatgtgCACTTTGGGATTGTCCCAGACCGGCTCAAGGGTGGTGCTCTGAGAGGGCGGTTCAATGGTGGTGCACCAATTATTGCAGCGGTTTGCATGCTACAATAGCTCAAAATGAAGGTCAACCGGGGATGACACCTGTCATAAGACCTAAAGGCATTGAGTTGAAGGATAATTTGCTTTTTGCTGCACTTTGTGCAAAAGCACAGGGGAAAACGGTTGGTGTTCCGGAGTGTGAAGGGGCAGCCACTGCAAAATCACCATGGAATGCTCCCG AGCTCTTTGATCTTTCGGTTTTTGAGGGAGAAACACTGCGCGAGTGGTTATTTTTCGATAAACCGCGAAGGGCATTCGAGAGCGGAAACAGAAAGCAAAGATCACTCCCGGATTACAACGGGAGAGGTTGGCATGAATCAAGAAAACAAGTAATCAATGAATCCGGATGGCTAAAAAGATCCTATTACATGGACCCACAACCCATGAAGTTCCTTGAATGGCACCTCTACGAATACGAAATCAACAAGTATGATACTTGTGCATTATACAGATTAGAACTAAAACTTGTTGACAAAAAAAAGAGCCCAAAAGGAAAGATTGCTAATGAATCGGTTATCAATCTTCAAAAACAAATGGGAAGGCTTAAAGGAAGGGGAAAAGGATGTGCGACTGTTTACCCTGATTTGAGCCAAACGAAACGAACATTGGATGGTGAGTATGGAGGAAACACGGGATTTAACTATCTTATTGAAGATCTTGGTGGCTACTACTTAACATAA
- the LOC111884655 gene encoding transcription factor VOZ1 isoform X1, with protein MRRGAKSHRIFKDRAMNRVDDLQGMFMDLQSARKDSRNIDMAVLEEQVHQMLKEWKKELNEPSPSPSLQQGASLRSFSPDISRLLQLYDEEDDATSGLAAPKPDPDAQNTTQNATFHKNFLATQMCQEQGVDTSFGINTTGVHNPGVDTQFDYISFDMPRGFEQNCNDGVYGMWGEDALPQIATYLPNICPPPSAFLGPKCALWDCPRPAQGWCSERAVQWWCTNYCSGLHATIAQNEGQPGMTPVIRPKGIELKDNLLFAALCAKAQGKTVGVPECEGAATAKSPWNAPELFDLSVFEGETLREWLFFDKPRRAFESGNRKQRSLPDYNGRGWHESRKQVINESGWLKRSYYMDPQPMKFLEWHLYEYEINKYDTCALYRLELKLVDKKKSPKGKIANESVINLQKQMGRLKGRGKGCATVYPDLSQTKRTLDGEYGGNTGFNYLIEDLGGYYLT; from the exons ATGAGGAGAGGTGCAAAATCACACAGGATATTCAAAGACAGGGCTATGAACCGCGTTGATGATCTTCAAGGCATGTTCATGGATCTGCAATCTGCAAGGAAGGACAGCCGTAACATCGACATGGCTGTACTCGAGGAACAAGTTCATCAGATGCTCAAGGAATGGAAGAAAGAACTTAACGAaccttctccttctccttctctGCAACAG GGTGCAAGTTTAAGATCCTTTTCGCCAGACATAAGTAGGTTATTGCAACTctatgatgaagaagatgatgcaACCAGTGGGTTGGCTGCTCCAAAACCCGATCCAGATGCCCAAAACACCACTCAAAATGCTACTTTCCACAAG AACTTTCTTGCAACTCAGATGTGTCAAGAACAAGGGGTAGATACGTCTTTTGGGATAAACACAACAGGAGTACATAATCCAGGTGTAGATACACAATTTGATTACATATCATTTGATATGCCACGTGGATTTGAGCAAAACTGTAATGATGGAGTTTATGGTATGTGGGGTGAAGATGCTTTACCTCAAATCGCTACCTATCTGCCTAACATTTGCCCTCCACCTTCTGCttttttgggaccaaaatgtgCACTTTGGGATTGTCCCAGACCGGCTCAAGGGTGGTGCTCTGAGAGGGCGGTTCAATGGTGGTGCACCAATTATTGCAGCGGTTTGCATGCTACAATAGCTCAAAATGAAGGTCAACCGGGGATGACACCTGTCATAAGACCTAAAGGCATTGAGTTGAAGGATAATTTGCTTTTTGCTGCACTTTGTGCAAAAGCACAGGGGAAAACGGTTGGTGTTCCGGAGTGTGAAGGGGCAGCCACTGCAAAATCACCATGGAATGCTCCCG AGCTCTTTGATCTTTCGGTTTTTGAGGGAGAAACACTGCGCGAGTGGTTATTTTTCGATAAACCGCGAAGGGCATTCGAGAGCGGAAACAGAAAGCAAAGATCACTCCCGGATTACAACGGGAGAGGTTGGCATGAATCAAGAAAACAAGTAATCAATGAATCCGGATGGCTAAAAAGATCCTATTACATGGACCCACAACCCATGAAGTTCCTTGAATGGCACCTCTACGAATACGAAATCAACAAGTATGATACTTGTGCATTATACAGATTAGAACTAAAACTTGTTGACAAAAAAAAGAGCCCAAAAGGAAAGATTGCTAATGAATCGGTTATCAATCTTCAAAAACAAATGGGAAGGCTTAAAGGAAGGGGAAAAGGATGTGCGACTGTTTACCCTGATTTGAGCCAAACGAAACGAACATTGGATGGTGAGTATGGAGGAAACACGGGATTTAACTATCTTATTGAAGATCTTGGTGGCTACTACTTAACATAA